In Agromyces sp. G08B096, a genomic segment contains:
- a CDS encoding LysR substrate-binding domain-containing protein: MNLDQLRGFVEIARLGNFTQAADELHLAQPSLSRQIAVLERDLGAQLFHRARGGSTLTAAGESLLPLARRMLADAESVRRELAELAGLERGRVRLGATPTLCISLVAEVLRAFHAEHPGIHLHLSEQGSRRLLDELAAGELDLALITTTDASPAERFTVTPLLVEELVVISSAAEPPVTSGDAIALAEVARLPQILFSSTYDLRNATDAAFRSAGLVPDVALEGAEMDAVLRFVERGLGVAIVPAMVLIDRPGLRSVRLAEPRLERAISLARPADVAPAAAVQVMRRTITERAAVFAARSGATMRAAAPVA; this comes from the coding sequence ATGAACCTCGACCAGCTCCGCGGCTTCGTCGAGATCGCCCGACTCGGCAACTTCACCCAGGCGGCCGACGAGCTCCACCTCGCGCAGCCCTCCCTCAGCCGCCAGATCGCGGTGCTCGAACGCGACCTCGGCGCCCAGCTGTTCCACCGCGCCCGCGGCGGCAGCACCCTCACCGCGGCCGGCGAATCCCTCCTCCCGCTCGCCCGCCGCATGCTCGCCGACGCCGAATCGGTGCGGCGAGAGCTCGCCGAGCTCGCCGGGCTGGAGCGCGGCCGCGTGCGCCTCGGCGCGACGCCCACGCTCTGCATCAGCCTCGTGGCCGAGGTGCTGAGGGCGTTCCACGCGGAGCATCCCGGCATCCACCTGCACCTCTCGGAGCAGGGGTCGCGGCGCCTGCTCGACGAGCTCGCCGCCGGCGAACTCGACCTCGCCCTCATCACGACGACGGATGCCTCGCCGGCCGAGCGGTTCACCGTCACGCCGTTGCTCGTCGAGGAGCTCGTCGTGATCTCCTCGGCCGCGGAGCCGCCCGTCACGTCCGGCGATGCGATCGCGCTCGCCGAGGTCGCCCGGCTGCCGCAGATCCTGTTCAGCTCCACCTACGACCTGCGGAACGCCACGGATGCCGCGTTCCGGAGCGCAGGCCTCGTGCCCGACGTCGCGCTCGAAGGCGCCGAGATGGACGCCGTGCTGCGGTTCGTCGAGCGGGGCCTCGGCGTGGCGATCGTGCCCGCGATGGTGCTCATCGACCGTCCCGGGCTGCGGTCGGTGCGACTCGCCGAGCCGAGGCTCGAGCGCGCCATCAGCCTCGCCCGCCCCGCCGATGTCGCGCCGGCCGCGGCGGTGCAGGTGATGCGACGTACGATCACGGAGCGTGCGGCCGTGTTCGCCGCTCGGTCCGGGGCGACGATGCGAGCGGCCGCGCCCGTCGCCTGA
- a CDS encoding amino acid ABC transporter permease, protein MTATQQPVAGAPAERSAGAAGAGPIQAVPLRHPGRWVAAVLVGLVTALFIVGFAQNPNIDWPTVGEYLFAPLTLRGVGVTLYLTVAAMAFGLVGGVIVAVMRLSKNPVLRVVSGLFVWVFRGTPVLLQLIFWGFIGAFIPKLVIGVPFTSIEFWSVDTADLIPATVAALLALGLNEMAYASEIVRGGLLSVDHGQTEAAHSLGMSPGKTLRRIVLPQAMRVIIPPMGNEVITMLKTTALVSVVAGQDLMSNLQAAYAQNFKIIPLLVVAAIWYLALTSILTVPQNWLERRYGRGVTGGRQSLVSRVFDTWKGATA, encoded by the coding sequence ATGACTGCAACGCAGCAGCCGGTGGCCGGGGCGCCCGCGGAGCGATCCGCGGGCGCCGCCGGCGCCGGCCCCATCCAAGCCGTCCCACTGCGGCATCCCGGCCGGTGGGTGGCGGCCGTCCTCGTCGGGCTCGTCACCGCCCTCTTCATCGTCGGCTTCGCCCAGAACCCCAACATCGACTGGCCGACCGTCGGCGAGTACCTCTTCGCGCCCCTCACCCTCCGAGGCGTGGGCGTCACCCTCTACCTGACGGTCGCCGCGATGGCGTTCGGGCTCGTCGGCGGGGTGATCGTCGCCGTCATGCGGCTGTCGAAGAACCCCGTGCTGCGGGTCGTCAGCGGCCTGTTCGTGTGGGTGTTCCGCGGCACGCCGGTGCTGCTGCAGCTGATCTTCTGGGGCTTCATCGGGGCGTTCATCCCGAAGCTGGTGATCGGCGTACCGTTCACGAGCATCGAGTTCTGGTCGGTCGACACGGCCGACCTCATCCCGGCGACCGTCGCGGCGCTGCTCGCGCTCGGACTGAACGAGATGGCCTACGCGTCGGAGATCGTCCGCGGCGGCCTGCTCTCGGTCGACCACGGGCAGACCGAGGCGGCGCACTCCCTGGGCATGTCGCCGGGCAAGACCCTGCGCCGGATCGTGCTGCCGCAGGCGATGCGGGTGATCATCCCGCCGATGGGCAACGAGGTCATCACCATGCTGAAGACGACCGCGCTCGTGTCGGTCGTCGCCGGGCAGGACCTCATGTCCAACCTGCAGGCCGCGTACGCGCAGAACTTCAAGATCATCCCGCTGCTCGTCGTCGCGGCCATCTGGTACCTCGCGCTCACGAGCATCCTCACCGTGCCGCAGAACTGGCTCGAGCGGCGCTACGGCCGCGGCGTGACGGGCGGGCGTCAGTCGCTCGTGTCGCGCGTGTTCGACACCTGGAAGGGCGCCACCGCA
- a CDS encoding ABC transporter substrate-binding protein: MELASPLAARSAAAAAIVAAALLTAGCSAPAQSADAGAQAGPAEVLGISIEVDGAARAALPSDVTEAGVVKVATDAPYAPFEMAVSEGSDELTGVDVELGRAIGAKLGVEFEFAQQGFDGIIPALQAGNYDVAISAMTSSVERMDVLTFVDYSASGTGILVPAGNPDGIESYLDLCGKKVAAQAATSQVDLVNEVWQADCEAAGAGPIELSEFPADSDAQLAITAGKVAASVLTKPSAGYVAKTTGDAEVFEVVEDPEAPTGYNATLNGIGVPKADEELATAIQLALQSLMDDGTYEQILAEFGVEGIGIDRATINGAKDQ; this comes from the coding sequence ATGGAACTCGCTTCTCCGCTCGCCGCCCGCTCGGCCGCCGCGGCCGCCATCGTGGCCGCCGCCCTGCTCACCGCCGGCTGCTCCGCCCCCGCCCAGTCCGCCGACGCCGGTGCGCAGGCCGGCCCCGCCGAGGTGCTCGGCATCTCGATCGAGGTCGACGGGGCCGCGCGCGCGGCGCTGCCCTCCGACGTGACGGAGGCCGGCGTGGTGAAGGTCGCCACCGACGCCCCGTACGCCCCCTTCGAGATGGCCGTGAGCGAGGGCTCCGACGAGCTCACCGGCGTCGACGTCGAGCTCGGCCGCGCCATCGGCGCGAAGCTCGGCGTCGAGTTCGAGTTCGCGCAGCAGGGCTTCGACGGAATCATCCCGGCCCTGCAGGCGGGCAACTACGACGTCGCGATCTCCGCCATGACCTCGAGCGTCGAGCGCATGGACGTGCTGACCTTCGTCGACTACTCCGCATCGGGCACCGGCATCCTCGTCCCGGCCGGCAACCCCGACGGCATCGAGAGCTACCTCGACCTGTGCGGCAAGAAGGTCGCCGCGCAGGCCGCGACCAGCCAGGTCGACCTCGTCAACGAGGTCTGGCAGGCCGACTGCGAGGCGGCCGGCGCCGGCCCCATCGAGCTCTCCGAGTTCCCCGCCGACTCCGACGCCCAGCTCGCGATCACCGCCGGGAAGGTCGCCGCATCCGTGCTCACCAAGCCGAGCGCCGGGTACGTCGCGAAGACCACCGGCGACGCCGAGGTGTTCGAGGTCGTCGAAGACCCCGAGGCGCCCACCGGGTACAACGCGACGCTCAACGGCATCGGCGTGCCGAAGGCCGACGAGGAGCTCGCGACCGCGATCCAGCTCGCGCTCCAGTCGCTCATGGACGACGGGACGTACGAGCAGATCCTCGCCGAGTTCGGCGTCGAGGGCATCGGCATCGACCGGGCGACCATCAACGGCGCGAAGGACCAGTAG